DNA from Denticeps clupeoides chromosome 7, fDenClu1.1, whole genome shotgun sequence:
atggttaaaagcagaggacacatttcgttgtggcaccgtgtgctgttctgtagTGCTTTACAAAGACAATCACACAAAAATCAAATGGGTGAGTACACATAAAAAAGCAAGGAAAACacactcagttttttttttttttttaaataattttattaggtAATTTCTTTAATTCCGATGCTTTTCACACATATAAACATGAAGATGCACGATAGGAAAAATGCAAGACACATatatggatggaagtggagggAACCAATATTTTTGATTTGCTAACTCACGTCAACTTTGAGGTCTGACCATTCAAAACAGTCTCtctgaaataaacacaataaatattgTTAGGGCTTTAACgttaaaaccaaaaataaaatgtgaccaTTTGTACGCTTAACAAATTTTCCAGACATTTAAAGGACTGGTGAGGGCGCCAAAGTCTCTTAAAGCCATTTTTCTAAAGTTTTCTGATTGATAAACGGTGGGTTCTACTTGAACATCACACTTcctaaacataaaaacaagacttttttttttttaaaagatcacTTTATGATGGAATTCTGCCACACCAGGAAAATCTGGACAGCTGCTTTCGCAGATATTTCCACCTCATCAAGACTATTTTGTGCTCAATTTCTCAAGACGGTCTGACCGACTAGTCAAAATGAAGGCTTATGAACTGTCTGACAAATCTTTGCTGGGGGACCCAAACACATTTTTCATCAATTTGCAGTGCCCTACAAGAGAACTGGTGAGTCCTGATGCTACATgctggaatgaaaaaaaagtatttttgggTAAGGCATAGTTCCTGTCAGACCCAGAACTAGTATGTGagttttactgaaaaaaaaaaggttccacTACCAATACATAGCTGTACaatgtgttaaaatgttctgcaatcatatttttgcatattgaaaaattaaataatttacatatgtTTATATACAAACGCTGTCTGTCAAGAGGCTGGACCACAACCAGACTACTGAACGATGGGTGACACCGGCCTGACATGCAAAAAAGTGACTCAATATCAATGAAATATATTAAGAGAAATCGTTTCAAACatcttagtgttttttttatacctcTAATATCATTATGCATATATAAAACTTTTGATAGATTAAAATCTGAATGAATCAGAGATTTCCTACAAAAAGAGCAAACAAAACCGAGTGAGGAGTTAATCATGAGAGGGCAGGCAACAACGGACCACGCATTATCAGAGTACACAGAATGCACAGATATGATACATCTTCATGTTGGCAGGAGGCTCCCAGTTTCAGTCACTATGGATCCATCGAGTCCACCCCGGCATTAACAGGACTCTAGCAAAAGGAAGAACTTCTGTTCTGataatatgaaaaacaaaacacaatgagAAAATATAAAACTCAATGAAAAATCTGGCAGTGCAGCCTTTTTTCCAGAACTCTAAATGTgagaagaccccccccccgccaaGTTGTGGCATAAATGTCGCTGAACATGTGCAGAGATGAGTCACTTCATGGATGCCACACTACACACAACTCACATTCTGATCAGCAGTATGACAAGCCAAAGGGGTTTTAATTCAAAGCTGGAAGGAAAGAAACTATAAGCTGCCCCAGCGGCTGACCTGACAGAAGGTAGATCCATCCATCCCTCATCACATTGTTCTGCTGTACTCAATCCCACTTTTGGAGGAAATGCCCGACCAGGGGAGGAAGCTGCGGAGAAGGCTCTGTGCTTGCCGGTATATCCTCTGTGGGATGGAACATGGGCTCAGACTGGCCAGAGCCGAGCCTATGTGCTGAATATAGTCAGTAGAGACACATGTTAAGGTAGAGAAGCATCACAAATTTGTTTTTTAACCAGTGACAAAGGCAgccaaaatataaaatgatatatatgCATAATTGGCAATTATGATAGAAAATAAGCTCATTGACCCAAACTGGCCACTACACAGCATGGCAGAAAAAGTGTAAGGATATAAGATCGTCCACGGTGGATGTCCGCCATTGATGTACAGCACATAAGTGAAGCCGTCCTTTAATACTCCCCTTATAGAATAATAATATGGCAAGTAGTGGTGCTGTTTAAAGTCTCTATTCTCATAGAAGTGAATAGCAGTATTGTTGGTGGTTAGCACGTGTAAATAAATGGCCTTGCAATGATCCTGGGCGGTGGTGGAGATGTGCTCCTTCAGACTGTCCAGCAACAGAGAACCTGGAAAAATCAAACTTGtgcattaatataaatattaggCTGCattcatatacatataataaCGTAGTCGTACAGTATAAGCACATACTAATATGTATGTTCATTATAAAATTCAAgcttaaatgtattaaaatatagGCTTTGTTGCGTCATTTCTATGCCATCTCACCTATTCCATGTTTTCGGAATTCCTTTACAACTCCCAAACTCAGGATGTACGCAACCTGAGTATCAACAGGAAAGCTAGATGCCAGAATGTCTCCATCCTGTAAATATGCAACAGTGTCAGAAAAATTAAAACTGCTTCaatcatgaacacacacacacacacacacatatatatatatatatatatatatacacacacacacacacacacacacacacacacattataacaATGCATTCAGGCATTTTATTTCCAGAACAggcactgtaaataaaacagaaaagaaccTAGCTGATTTTCACAAGTCATTTCTTCTTTAAGAAACACCATATGCTGTTTCGTTATTTGCAACACTTCAGAGCTAATGTGTCTTCAGCCAATGTGTCGCAGATTCACTGCAGAGGAACTTGTATCGTATGTGCTGACGTGTCAAGATTCTAAACTGCCTGCAGTGACGATCCCTCTGCAGCGCAGTCAGTCAATTACAGGAAAGAgtaattaatcattaaaaataaaaatgaagcatGCAGCACCAGCTCCACTAAAACCGCAATGCAAGAGTAACAGGTTCCCATCTATTCCTCTTTTACGCTCTCATATTCGTGGGTTTACTCATACAACCTCAATGGGCACTGAAATACTGACATTAAATGGCGCCCAACCAACATTCAGTGCATTTAACGAAGAAGCAATTGTACCTCTTTGTGGACTTTTGTTCGTGACTTGATTTCAGCCACAATCATCCCCACAATGCCACTTTTGAAGGTGGCGGCCAGGGAGAAGAACTTCTTGTTTGAGGTTATGTCGTGATACCATGAGTCTGGGTACCTGGAAGCACAGAGTCAGAGAGCAGGGTCACTCCGGCCCTGACGCCCAGGGGGGAGAGGCGAGCAGCAGAACTCACTCGATGGGGAACCAGTCGCCACAAAGCACTTTCACGCTGTCTATGTCATCCTGGCAGAGAAGACGCAGCTGGATTTCACTGAGAGCCGTGGGGGGCACCACGTCTGTCATTCACGCCTGTAACGACCAACAGAGAACGAAACGGGATAAGACGGCATGGACTGCATCGGACTAAATTTGCTCGACACCGTCGTGCAGCGACCGCTGGAGATGCCCGATCGGATGAATAAGTAACACGGGGCGGAGTTAATCTGATGGCCCACACGCCGGCAAACGCCGTATTACTGCACCACCGTGCACCACGATCGGGAGAATGACGCGACCGCCATCTCGCCGCTAGCTAGACGGGCCGGGAGTCGCTGCGGAACCC
Protein-coding regions in this window:
- the naa60 gene encoding N-alpha-acetyltransferase 60 — its product is MTDVVPPTALSEIQLRLLCQDDIDSVKVLCGDWFPIEYPDSWYHDITSNKKFFSLAATFKSGIVGMIVAEIKSRTKVHKEDGDILASSFPVDTQVAYILSLGVVKEFRKHGIGSLLLDSLKEHISTTAQDHCKAIYLHVLTTNNTAIHFYENRDFKQHHYLPYYYSIRGVLKDGFTYVLYINGGHPPWTIFDYIQHIGSALASLSPCSIPQRIYRQAQSLLRSFLPWSGISSKSGIEYSRTM